In Amia ocellicauda isolate fAmiCal2 chromosome 5, fAmiCal2.hap1, whole genome shotgun sequence, a genomic segment contains:
- the LOC136749847 gene encoding proton channel OTOP3 — protein sequence MFEEPKGMEEEDSPSLGLVLGNAQSEEVGDEMDPVVVWAPSGRRLVSGLLALNLVLLGAALVTGEAFNPNALKHQEPQVFILLLMGLSLIWILWYLLWARRQPGISPHTDHHAGSVCMTVVLLVFTACSLLLQVFKMGYYVILMECKPTAKVLLPFIESPFLGLQTYLLWAHSKDCIHRHKILTRAGLVLVLTTDLLLWLSAVTEDTVHLEIELEKGDRGVFTNTSLTNKLEDSDMGLTNGILCQCGAQTVCRVFRKGYEVLYPFNIEYYLMAGCMVYVMWKNVGRHVDPHSHQHGSQKVTLRVVHHGGILYGPLLGILVLLVGIAIFILYQVWVSLQFWRNTAFLLFYGYHLAIIPVMSFCSLAGMIIHKLETRAKDTGHNPTRNLDVVLLVAAALGQLAVSYFSVVAALAMGPNGLLGGLDLSYSLLSLLELVLQNIFIIEGLHRHPSATLERAKRKTWQYSSLFKAKTKMQVVDDAGDGSLMEKRDEVVKTAPPADNRNNWSRRVLQEICAFLILANIMLWVIPAFGIHPQFENGLGKQFFGFSAWFVIVNLGQPLGVFYRMHSVAALLELLVIA from the exons ATGTTTGAGGAGCCAAAGGGCATGGAGGAAGAGGACAGTCCAAGCCTGGGGCTTGTCTTGGGGAATGCCCAGTCAGAAGAGGTGGGGGATGAGATGGACCCAGTGGTGGTGTGGGCCCCAAGTGGACGGAGGCTGGTTTCGGGGCTGTTAGCTCTAAACTTAGTGCTTTTGGGGGCAGCCTTGGTGACAGGAGAGGCATTTAACCCCAATGCCCTAAAGCACCAGGAGCCCCAGGTGTTCATTCTGCTGCTGATGGGACTCAGTCTTATATGGATTTTGTGGTACCTCCTTTGGGCTCGGAGACAGCCGGGCATTTCTCCACACACAGATCACCACGCTGGCAGCGTCTGCATGACAG TGGTCCTCCTGGTGTTCACAGCCTGCAGTCTTCTGCTCCAGGTGTTCAAGATGGGCTATTACGTTATTCTGATGGAATGTAAACCAACTGCTAAAGTACTCTTGCCCTTCATTGAATCCCCCTTTCTCGGACTGCAG ACGTACTTGTTATGGGCTCACTCCAAGGACTGCATCCATCGACACAAGATCCTCACCAG GGCTGGCCTGGTGCTGGTTCTCACTACTGACCTGCTTCTGTGGCTCAGTGCTGTGACTGAAGACACTGTCCACCTGGAGATTGAGCTAGAGAAGGGGGACAGAGGTGTCTTCACTAACACCTCTCTTACAAACAAGCTAGAGGACTCTGACATGG GACTGACTAATGGCatcctgtgtcagtgtggggcGCAAACAGTGTGTCGTGTTTTTCGAAAGGGCTACGAGGTGCTCTACCCCTTCAACATTGAGTACTACCTGATGGCTGGCTGCATGGTGTACGTCATGTGGAAAAACGTGGGTAGGCACGTAGACCCTCACTCCCACCAGCACGGTTCCCAGAAGGTGACTCTCCGAGTGGTGCACCATGGGGGGATACTTTATGGGCCTTTACTAGGGATTCTGGTCCTGCTGGTTGGAATAGCCATCTTTATCCTGTACCAAGTGTGGGTGAGCTTACAGTTTTGGCGCAACactgcttttttgttgttttatggcTACCACCTAGCCATCATCCCAGTCATGTCCTTCTGTTCACTGGCCGGCATGATTATTCACAAACTGGAGACCAGAGCGAAGGACACAGGGCACAATCCCACCCGCAATCTGGATGTAGTTCTGCTGGTGGCGGCGGCACTGGGCCAGCTTGCGGTCTCCTATTTCTCTGTTGTGGCTGCCTTAGCCATGGGGCCCAACGGGCTGCTAGGAGGCCTGGATCTGTCCTATTCTCTGCTCAGCCTGCTGGAGCTGGTCCTCCAGAATATTTTCATAATTGAGGGGCTCCATCGCCACCCCAGTGCCACCCTGGAACGTGCAAAGAGAAAGACATGGCAGTACAGCTCACTTTTCAAGGCAA AGACCAAAATGCAAGTTGTGGATGATGCGGGAGATGGGTCTTTGATGGAAAAGAGGGACGAGGTAGTGAAAACGGCACCCCCTGCTGACAACAGAAATAACTGGAGCAGAAGAGTACTGCAGGAGATCTGTGCTTTCCTCATATTGGCTAATATAATG CTGTGGGTAATCCCGGCCTTTGGCATCCACCCCCAGTTTGAGAATGGCCTGGGGAAGCAGTTCTTCGGGTTCTCTGCCTGGTTTGTGATTGTGAACCTGGGCCAGCCGCTCGGGGTCTTCTACAGGATGCACTCAGTGGCGGCTCTGTTGGAACTGCTGGTCATTGCCTGA